The DNA sequence CCCTCCAGTACGCGGTCCAGCAACAAGGTCCGCTGGTAACCGAGAGGTCCCCGTACGTTCACGGTGACCCGCTACCCGCTGCGCAGCGCGCTCATTCCGATCAACCGCTCGGTTTCACCCCGGTCACCAGGACGTTGTAGAAGAACCGGTCCGGCACGACCCTGCTGAGCAGCTTCTCGTCGAGCGCGGCCAGCCGCTGCCACGTCTGGTACGCGAACGTCGCCCAGCGCCAGCCGAGCCGGTCGGGGTTGACCGCGCACTCGAACGTCCGCACCGGCCAGCCGAACCAGGCCGCGGTCAGCTCCTCGGTCACGGTGCGCACCTCGATCGCGCCGGCCTGCTCGCACAGCGCCCGGAGCTCACCCGGGTCGAACGTGTGCAGGTCCACGACCGCCTCCAGGGCGGCGGCCTCGCTGGACGCCCTCAGCTCGTCCTTCGGCCGCGCCCAGGAGCCCTTCAGCGGCGGCAGGTGGGTGACCCGGGTGGTCACCCACCAGGTGAGCCGGGACAGCCGGCGCGCCACCCAGTCGCCCTTCTCGGTCGGCTCGCCGGCGAACACGAACCGGCCGCCCGGCTTGAGCACCCGCAGCACTTCGCGCATGGCCTGCGCCACGTCGGGGATGTGGTGCAGGACCGCGTGCCCGACCACCAGGTCGAAGGTGTCGTCCTGGTACGGGATCTCCTCCGCGTCCGCGACCCGGCCCTCGATCCGGAACCCGAGCCGCTCGCCGTTGCGCTTGGCGACCTCGACCATCTTGGGGCTGATGTCGGTGACGTGCCCCTCGTCGAGGACACCCGCCTGCTTCAGGTTCAGCAGGAAGAACCCGGTGCCGCAGCCGAGCTCGAGGGCCTTCCGGTAGGGCCAGCCCCGGGTGCCCGCGATGCGGGCGAACCGGTCGCGCGCGTACTTGATGCACCGCTCGTCGTACGAGATCGACCACTTCTCGTCGTACGTCTCGGCTTCCCAGTCGTGGTACAGGATGTTGGCCAGCTTCGGGTCGTCCCAGGCCGCCTCGATCCGGGTGGCGTCGGATCGGGTACCGGCCTGGCCCCGGGCGTCAGGCTGGGTCATGGGAGTCCTCCCTGCCGGCTCACCGGCCGACGAACTTGGCCTTGCCCGGGCCCTGCTCGATGAAGCTCTGCATGCCGATCGTGCGGTCCTCGGTGGCGAACAGCGCCGCGAACTGCTGCCGCTCGATCTCCAGGCCAGTGTCCAGGTCGACCTCCAGCCCCCGGTCGATCGCCTCCTTGGCGGCGCGCAGCGCGTACGCCGGGCCGTTGACGAACCGGCCGGCCAGCTCCCGCGCCGCCTCGTACACCTTCTCGTCCGGCACCACCTGGTCGACCAGCCCGATCCGCAGCGCCTCCGCGGCGTCCACGAACCGCCCGGTGAAGATGAGGTCC is a window from the Carbonactinospora thermoautotrophica genome containing:
- a CDS encoding class I SAM-dependent methyltransferase gives rise to the protein MTQPDARGQAGTRSDATRIEAAWDDPKLANILYHDWEAETYDEKWSISYDERCIKYARDRFARIAGTRGWPYRKALELGCGTGFFLLNLKQAGVLDEGHVTDISPKMVEVAKRNGERLGFRIEGRVADAEEIPYQDDTFDLVVGHAVLHHIPDVAQAMREVLRVLKPGGRFVFAGEPTEKGDWVARRLSRLTWWVTTRVTHLPPLKGSWARPKDELRASSEAAALEAVVDLHTFDPGELRALCEQAGAIEVRTVTEELTAAWFGWPVRTFECAVNPDRLGWRWATFAYQTWQRLAALDEKLLSRVVPDRFFYNVLVTGVKPSG